The Vanessa cardui chromosome 27, ilVanCard2.1, whole genome shotgun sequence region GAAGGGATGAGCTCCACTGTGCTTGCGGTTGTGAGCGTGCAGTTCACCTTTCGAGACAAATCTGAAAGGATGATACTTTTGTTCAATATATTTCCTCTGAATAATATTTTgcgaattttaataaattaaggaaACACTattaatctacattaatattaaaaatgtgaaagtaattcgagtcgagatggcccagtggttagaacgcgtgcatcttaaccgatgattgcggattcaaacccatgctagcaccgctgattcatgtgcttaatttgtctttataattcatctcgtactcagcggtgaaggaaaacatggtgaggaaacctacatgtgacaaatttcatagaaatcctgccacatgtggtTCACAGgtgtatttaatatgtttcaaatcttctcctcaaacgagaggaggcctttagcccagcagtgggaatttacaggctgttgttgttgttaaaagtaattctgtctgtctatctgtcgctttcacgacaaaacctcAAAATCGAGTGTGATGAAATTTTCTATGAAGgaaacttgatctccaagaaaggataacCTGACTACCAACACCGTGAAACACGAACGAAaccgcgagcgactactagtttattaaatataaataacaagagtattaatttaaattttaattgttatgatTTCAAGGTTTAATGTCGCTATGAAATGATCGAGACCAAATGGGACATCAATGTGCTGTGCAAATgtttaatactataataataataataacatgtatTAATGGCGTAAACCAATTTTtggcccagtgattatgggggaaatttcttattataatcCCGATTATAATAGCCATAAAAGAGGTATTGTACttcctattttttattattgttcatatttaatttatattttcaataactaCATTGTGTAATTTGATAGTGCATGTTTCTGTAAGTAGAACTtttgaatacataatttttaaatgtaatttattttttattttgggtGTGTATCTACTGTAGGTTGTCCtagtaaaaatacaataaattgcaaatacaggcacaaggggtatAACTTTTCAATTCAAAAGTTACCTATTAATGTTCTataaatggtttatatttcttatagcgaaTGGTCTATGAACCATATAGCCATCAggtattttaatatcttaacatttatgatatttcttataacaaTAAGTTACCTTCTCTCACAGTGTTCACATTTGAACGGCTTCAATCCCTCATGCCTCCTCATGTGCTGAACTAAATTATTCTTCTGACTGAATCCTCGTCCACATATCGAACAAAGGAACGGCTTTTCACCAGTATGAGTCCTGATATGGTCTGTCAAAGCCGACATAATTGTAAACGTCTTACCGCACACAGTACAGTGATGTTTCTTATCAACCTTATGCCCTTCCATGTGGTGGTCTAAGCAGTCTTGTGTGATGAAGCTCTTGCCGCACTTGTTGCAAGTTAGGCCCTTTTCTTTTGAATGTACTAAAACAATATGGTTGTCTAAATGCGCCTGGTGTTGGAATTCACGTTTGCAAGTCTTGCAAGTGAACTTCATTTGAGCTTTATCTTCGTGACGTTTGATGTGAGCGATTAAAGACATCTTTCGCACAAACTTTCGCATACACATCGAACATTGATAGTTTTGCTCTTCTTGTTCGGTTTCATTGTGCATGTGCTTCTTCAAGTGAAGCGCTAGTTCGTCTAAATTGGGTAATTTTTCTTCACACTTAACGCATTTCAGGGGTATTGTGATATTATCTTTTGGTTCCGTTTTTGATTTCTTGTGTTTTACCCGTATTCGGTTTTTGTGTGTTTTTAAATGAGCTATCAGTAAAGATTTGCAAATGAAACTGCTCTTACATTTGGGGCACTCGTGATTGCCCAATCCATTTGATGTTTCCTTGTGACTATAAATATGAACTTGCAGTCGTTTTAAATTAGGAAAAATCTCATTGCATAGCGGACATGAATGAACATCCCTATCgtttttatttacgaatattTTACATTCCTTAGTATGGCTTTCGAACTTAGCATTATCGTTACAAATAAAAccacataaacatatatttgtattgactggattgtctgtctgtgtgtaatCGAGTAAATTATTTCCTATATCATCTGATATGTCCATATCGTTGCGTATATCATCTCTTTCCTCCTtaactatttcatatttatagttatcggttaaagtatcaaaattatCTATCATTGGTAGTTCTACGTCTAATGTTTGAgagttttttttcatataaatattatccatGAGGATTTGATTATCGATCTGTAGCTGCGATTTTGTAATATCGAAATCCGTGCTATTTATAATTTCGTTCTTTATAAGTTCATCGAATGGTGACATAAAAATTCcactttttaatatactttcGGATTGTATACATCTCTTTTTGAAATCGTCGGCTTTGCATATCATAATATGGCAATCGTTACACACTTGCTTAGGATATTCTTCACTAATAGAAATATCAACACTTGTAACAAAAGACAGTACTTCACAGAGCGTTCGATCTTCGCCTTCCATTTTGCTTAATAGAGATTTACAATTAGACGCCTCGCTCAAGCATGTTCTgcaaatattcttttttaatactGTAATATCCATTACGCtagagtttttatttaaaaatatttaaagatcaacataaacatatttcttttgACGTTTTAACGGATTGAGAGATTATGGCAATGGCATTGATACATTATGCATAGTTCTTGACAGTTGACTGTTAAACATCGatattttaaatcgattatatatatttgggggattttatttgtcattatattttacacttttgtttatattaagtgGTGAAGCCGAAGTCATAAaatttacctttattattt contains the following coding sequences:
- the LOC124541211 gene encoding gastrula zinc finger protein XlCGF57.1-like, coding for MDITVLKKNICRTCLSEASNCKSLLSKMEGEDRTLCEVLSFVTSVDISISEEYPKQVCNDCHIMICKADDFKKRCIQSESILKSGIFMSPFDELIKNEIINSTDFDITKSQLQIDNQILMDNIYMKKNSQTLDVELPMIDNFDTLTDNYKYEIVKEERDDIRNDMDISDDIGNNLLDYTQTDNPVNTNICLCGFICNDNAKFESHTKECKIFVNKNDRDVHSCPLCNEIFPNLKRLQVHIYSHKETSNGLGNHECPKCKSSFICKSLLIAHLKTHKNRIRVKHKKSKTEPKDNITIPLKCVKCEEKLPNLDELALHLKKHMHNETEQEEQNYQCSMCMRKFVRKMSLIAHIKRHEDKAQMKFTCKTCKREFQHQAHLDNHIVLVHSKEKGLTCNKCGKSFITQDCLDHHMEGHKVDKKHHCTVCGKTFTIMSALTDHIRTHTGEKPFLCSICGRGFSQKNNLVQHMRRHEGLKPFKCEHCERRFVSKGELHAHNRKHSGAHPFICDDCGNSFTTSSSLTKHRRIHSGERPYACDLCSMRFAVLGTLKNHRRTHTGEKPYQCSHCEKAFIQRTDLVSHIRCHTGERPYICTSCGQAFRKASALKVHIKIHGKEQMLM